A window of the Capricornis sumatraensis isolate serow.1 chromosome 9, serow.2, whole genome shotgun sequence genome harbors these coding sequences:
- the LOC138086243 gene encoding olfactory receptor 2H2-like, translating into MTLFVTVSVSYMITLVGNTTIILLFHLDPHLHTPMYFFLTNLSILDLCFTTSCIPQMLVHLGGPDKTISYLGCAVQLCIFLELGAAECVLLLVMAFDRYVAVCRPLHYTVIMQPHVCHKLAFLVWSSGIFGTLVQSPTTMKLPFCHHHRVDDFVCEVPALIRLACGDTHSNELQISVIGSVFLMVPLLLILISYGHIARTVLAIQSHEGRRKSFQTCSSHLVVVFLFYCTVSAVYIQPRSHFSQKGGKFLTLFYTVVTPTLNPLIYTLRNKDMKGALKRLFGKDQNIQCVWDDTMLGATLFLKGQGNQPHHQIVLTEDKKEQTKSEAKIEALMDPALWNINVLGLAEDIQPMIVKSK; encoded by the exons ATGACCCTTTTTGTGACTGTGTCTGTCTCTTACATGATCACCCTAGTGGGCAACACCACAATCATACTTCTGTTCCACCTAGACCctcacctccacacccccatgtacttcttcctcaccAACCTCTCCATCCTGGACCTCTGTTTCACCACCAGCTGCATTCCCCAGATGCTAGTCCATCTCGGGGGCCCAGACAAGACCATCAGCTACCTGGGATGTGCAGTCCAGCTCTGTATCTTCTTGGAACTGGGAGCTGCtgagtgtgtgctgctgctggtCATGGCCTTCGACAGATATGTGGCAGTATGCCGACCCCTACACTACACAGTCATCATGCAGCCTCACGTGTGTCACAAGCTAGCATTTTTGGTCTGGTCAAGTGGGATATTTGGCACCTTGGTGCAGTCACCCACCACCATGAAGCTCCCCTTCTGCCATCATCACCGGGTGGACGACTTTGTCTGTGAAGTCCCTGCACTGATCCGTCTGGCCTGTGGGGATACACACTCCAATGAGCTCCAGATTTCTGTTATTGGCTCTGTTTTCCTGATGGTGCCACTCCTGCTCATCCTTATCTCCTACGGTCACATTGCCCGGACAGTGCTGGCCATCCAGTCCCATGAAGGGAGGAGGAAGTCCTTCCAAACCTGTTCCTCTCACCTGGTGGTTGTTTTCCTCTTCTACTGCACAGTCTCTGCTGTCTACATCCAGCCCCGAAGCCATTTTTCCCAGAAGGGAGGAAAGTTTCTAACTCTTTTCTACACTGTGGTGACCCCCACTCTCAATCCTCTCATCTATACCTTGAGGAACAAGGACATGAAGGGGGCTCTCAAGAGGCTATTTGGGAAAGACCAGAACATCCAATGTGTA TGGGATGACACTATGTTAGGGGCCACTCTGTTTCTCAAGGGGCAAGGGAACCAACCTCATCACCAAATAGTTCTAACAGAAGATAAAAAGGAACAGACGAAATCTGAAGCTAAAATAGAAGCCTTAATGGACCCTGCACTGTGGAATATCAATGTTCTGGGCTTGGCTGAAGATATCCAGCCAATGATTGTCAAATCAAAATGA